DNA sequence from the Oncorhynchus keta strain PuntledgeMale-10-30-2019 chromosome 1, Oket_V2, whole genome shotgun sequence genome:
ATGCAAAACAGTACAAAACTAGTGAGGCGTCACAGGGATGTCAATCAGTCAACAAACAACACATATAATCCTGAAGTTTACAAACTTTCTTCCAAGTTATAGCATAAGGCACATAGTAGAATTGAGTTAAGCATCTACTTCATCAAGTAGATTGAGAGTAACGCTATGTTCTACAGTAGAACAAATTGTGACAATTACAATACAATGTTTGAACCCTGCAGCCAGggtctctttgtctttctcctaATTCGCACCATGTAGTCCTGCTTTGCTATCAACCACAACGCGACGCCAACGACCTTAATCAGCTGGCCCAGGAGACAAACAAAAGTTTAACCCCGTCAGAAAGCAATCCTTCTATTCCTCGTCTCTCTTTCCCCCAAAATCAGCCAGAGGGGAAAATATCATTTGGTCTGTTCAGTAGCAAGTGTCGGTAAAGTTGAAATATGGCCAAGGAGAAAAGGTGGAGGGTGATTTCTTTGTCCCACCGACTGTCGAATATCTCCAGCTTTTCTGGGGTTATTGTTGATGTTTCTGTCAGCTCTACACATCTAATCTTCCATATCGTCATCCCTCACTTTTTATCATCTTCCTCTTCTACCTTCTTACCTTTTTCAGAATCAACCCTTCTTTACCCTGAGAAacatgatgatgataataataataatgcactTTTCATTGGGCAGTTtattgtcactgtgcagctgtatttaaCAGTAATTCTACGGGCTCGCTGAATCCAGATAAACTATTGTTTTTCCATTCGTGTGTTTGGTATGTAAAATGAGGCCAACAGAATTGTTTTTCCATTCGTGTGTTTGGTATGTAAAATGAAGCCAAAAGATTAGtaaaataataatttcaaacAGTGCCCAAGAACTCTGTCCCAATCAAAATTACACTCACTGATTTATATAGTAGAACTCCTAATATCAACGTGACTCTGCATTACATGTTGGACAGTTACCACTGTACAGATCTAGAGATTTGTTCTGTTCTTATTATTTTCTATCACAGTTGAGGAGTATCATGTTAAGACAAAATGCATGTTGACGTCACTACAGCCACCTGGCATTAGAGTTGTAATGTTTGGGTTGTTGTAATGTATACAACGTAATTTAGAGACGAGAAATTACTCATCTCTATAATGCTCCAATATCTTGTAACATCCAGGATAACTCTGAATGATCTTTTAAACAACAATCTGAAAATTAATATTTCAaagatttaaaaataaaaataaaataagatCGAAATATGCCTTAAATTGGACTAACATAGTATTAATGATTTAAAATGAATTATCAGGCGGGGTCAATTTAGACTAAATCAAATCGAATgaacaaattaaattaaataaagtaaaaaataatatacTATTACCATTTAAATCATTTAATTTGGGCTGTGACCCAGATTGTTGAACCCTCTATAATGATTTGTCTTCCAGATTCAAAACGTCCTTCGACACAAAACCAATCACTAAATAGGTTGACTACAAACTCAGCTGCCAAGCGGTTGCAAATGCTACACATCAAAATAATCTCCTCCTGATTAACCGCTGCTGTTGTTGTCGTCGTTGTTCTTGCTAGGAGTCGTAGAGCTTTGCTAGAAAAGGTTTGTCAAGGTAGTCTGTGAGGGGCTCCCCGAATCATGGCTGTCCAAACTAGACGTGACGGAGGTCACTACAGCGATAGAGGGATTGGTCAGGTCTGTTAGTGTGGCCGCGCTGGAGGGGGGCGTCAGAGCGCAGCTGTCGGACGAGGGCGGAGGGAGTGACGTGCCGTCGGCCTTGTCAACTCCATTCTCCTGTCGCAAAACGTTCCTTCTGAATTTGGCTCTTGCGTTTTGGAACCATACCTGTAAACCAATCCAATCCAATGGCTTTTACTTTATGTTTATGTCTGATGTatattcaaaatatatatattagcaACTTATTTACTTTCTTTTCTTTCATTCTCATCAAATTGTTCTGTTTGACATCACAGTGTTGTCCACTAGCTGACTCTCCTGGTAGAGTACAAAGTGCAATAACTACAAACTGCTGATTTTGACGCCATTATTTTGGACTCAGGGAGTAGAAACCACATGAGAAATGACCAGCTGGAAGAGTTTTTCTTTTGTAAAAGATCCTTACAAgacttgtgctctctctctctctctctctctctctctctctctctctctctctctctctctctctctctctctctctctctctctctctctctctctctctctgtgtgtacgttctctctctctctctgtacgtTAGtttaagtttctctctctctctgtacgtTAGtttaagtttctctctctctctgtacgtTAGTTTAAGTTTCTCGCTCTGTGAACGTTAGTTTAAGTTACTCTTGCCACCACTGACCCAGGGAGACTGGGATTGATTAGTGGATAAATGATATGTCTATAAACCCTGAACACTACAAATACAGTACATCTACTTCATACAGTACATCAAGGGACCTAGTGCCTAACAACATTCCATACAACTCAACATTGGTAGAAAACTAATTAAACATTTTATtaaaaccaaacaaaccaaaaaaagGATGAATTAATGGAACTGATGGTCAAAAAAAAGAAAGAACAAACGGTGGAATGGAGGATATAGTGATGATGTCATACTAGGTCAGAGGTCAAGAAGGAGGTCGATGGCTTCTGCTTACCTGGAGAACTCTTTTGGTGAGGCCTGTCTTCTGGGCCAGCTGTTTGAGGTCCTTGGCGTCGGGGTTGTGGTTGATAGCAAAGTAGGACTTCATGGTGCGGAGCTGGTGGTGCTTAAAGGAGGTACGCATGCGCTTGTTCTTCTGGGCTGGAGGGTAGGCCTGGTCACGGTCCAGGTGTTCCCCATCATTCTCATTACAACCTAACCaagaggaggaggcaggttaGAGCACAAATACTGACACATTggagaataatatatatatatattttaggtgGGGTTCTGGTGGATACGTTTAAATATAATCCCTAAAAGATTAGATGGACAGAACTCTGCCAAATGGTTGAGTATAGAAAGATACAACACAACTGGAACAGGGTTGGGATGACTTTAATATGGCCACGCATTCCAATGAACAGAAATTCAACACACAAAATGTCCGTAAACTGGCCAGTTTTCAGTTAAGATTGAAATATTGAATTGATTCCTAATTGTTCCAAATTGAACTGACCCGAAACCCTTAAAAAgtattataaaataaaataaataaaatctacAGTAAGAGTTAGTtatactagtaataataataataataataatactgtctTGTCATTAATATGTAATCCCTACTTCCAACTTGCACCATAATATTAGGTCCTTAACTGTTTACGGGAAAATATTTACAATAATTGATTGACATTCCATGATCAAAAGACAATTATTTTCAAAGTCAAACCATCCAGTAGACATTTCTATAGCGTTTCTGTTGCTCCCTATGACAGACTCCTTTTACTCTATCACACCAAATGATCGTCTCTAAATCTCTGGCTGATAAACTGGAACAATATAGCAGGCCATTCATTTTTTTTCAACACACCTATCTTGTTATTTACACCTATCTTGTTATTTTAAATATCTCTGACATACACACTCCATTTATTTTTCTAATGAATCTCGACCAGGACTACTACCAGATTGTTCATCATTAACTTGTAACTTAAAACACTTATTTCAGATATAAGATGTTCATCTTAAATCATGTTAGACACGCATCTTAAAAGCAGTGCATTAAATAAGACCTCAATCTTTAAATCTTGGGTATCCTATTTTCGTCCAGTGCCTTTCGTTCTATAACTACCCACCAGGGGTCGCTATGAAAACATGCTGAGCAGCAAAGTATAGCCTACCAACTGCAAAGTCAACATTGGGACTGCATTGGAGAATCCTCGAAACGACATATAGGCATACAGAGGAGATGGATCCAAAACATTATAAACCGGATCTAGACAATATAAAGGTTTTTGCCCGCACCTGACTGTGAAAGACACAGGACTTCATTCTGAGTTAACTACAAGCGGATGTATGTCTTTGCAGTGCAACCAAAAAGTGCTTTAAAGATGCACAACATCTATagctaaatatatatttttttttaaacggagACCTAATAAATTAAGGAGGCATATTGACATTATTTATGGAAATGAAACAGACTTTAGAAAATCTCGATTATTATCCTTGTCGTTATTAATGTATTATTGGTAGGACCTGTTCTATTGTATTCCCGCTCCATCGTTCTGTTTCTGAGAACTGTGCTGACCTTCCTGAGTATGATTCAGAAGTGGTTGAAGGCCAGGGACTCCTAAAGCACCTTCAATTAACGCAGAACTGTTAACACGCAGATTACCTTTATTCCTTTGATTCATGGAGAACAGAGGAAACTTGGCACACAATTAACAACTTTATCAACCGGTATCAACCGGATACTAATTCTAAAAAGCAACAAGAGAGCATGGTTGCATTATAATCAGCGTTAATCAGCGTTTTCAATTCCAGATTTCAAAAGTAAAATTAGGCTAACTGTATGCCTACTGTAGGCTATAGCCTAACCGAGGAGGCAATGCCCCCCAAGTAAAACTAAAGGCGGAAAAGGGGCATTAGCTTAGCTGCGGCACATTTTAAGCAAGTGAATTACCGTACCCTCTGCACGTGCGTATAGGTCACCCGTTACCCCCTGCACGTGCATATGGTTCAAGTTCATGTGTGTGCCCATGTTAGACATTCGATAACCTAAAACGATTCTTAATTAGAAAATGTAATAGAATGTTTAACTGAGGGTCAATTTTAGAACACTTTGACAACAAAAAATGTAGCATAATGATGGTAAATGCAAATAGGCTTGGCCTACTTCATGAACAGTGCACACATTCATAGCAAGCCTCTTCAATTTTGTTGAATGGTCAATTGTTCTCTTTCTTGTGTGTGTCCACCTTCCCTTTTTGGTTAAAATTGCTTTCGAAGTAGGCCTACGGACTTAAACACCGAGCAAGCCAAAAAGATTCCAACAGGCTCTATACTCGTCAGTTCACCAGCGTATGTCGTCTTTTTTATTTTAtagaactaggcaagtcagttaagaaaaaaatcttatttacaataacagcctactagggaacagtgggttaataacTGCTTTGTTCAGAATGACAGCTTTTTACTTTGccaactcggggattcgatctaccaacctttcggttactgttccaacgctctaaccactaggctaccttcgtTGGCATGTAATACAATTATGTTAGCCCTAACCATTACATCCCCATCGAAAAGTTATTTTCAAAGAGTGCAGCAGCATCAATTCCCCGACACAACTCCCCAACCAGCCAGTCCTCTCATCTTCCCCGTCTCCTCACCTGAGTTGTAGCTGGTGATGTCTATGCCCATGGCGGGGCTCTTCCTCTTCCGAGGCCTTCCCTTCTGGGCCGTTCCAGTGCCATTGAAGTATGGCAGCGCCAGACCTCCACCTTTAGCCGCCATCTCGGCATAGTTGAGGCCAGGGTGGGGGTACTCTCCCTGGGATATGGTCTCGAAGTGGACCCGGCAGTACACCAGGCTGTCCTTCATGCCGAAGTGATCGCCTGTGGTCAGGGTCTTGTTGCACGTGGTGCACGTGAAGCAGCTCAGGTGGTACACGGAGTCCCTCGCGCGCATCACCATCTCAGATGCTGAGATCCCGAGGTGGCAGCGAGCGCACCTCTGCACGGAGAACCTTCTAGAACAAGGACGCGCAGACATGACACTTCTAAAACATTCCGAACAGGATTGAAACAAATGGAACACActgcgaggagaggagaggagaggagagg
Encoded proteins:
- the LOC118371647 gene encoding LIM/homeobox protein Lhx9-like isoform X1 produces the protein MPVSQQNQSDALSLPDAELYMEVVGYKAEASCCTLRRSRAGAMLFHGISGDHIQGIMEEMERRSKTDSRLAKGVRLNGREATMPSMGPEKPALCAGCGGKISDRYYLLAVDKQWHLRCLKCCECKQHLESELTCFAKDGSIYCKEDYYRRFSVQRCARCHLGISASEMVMRARDSVYHLSCFTCTTCNKTLTTGDHFGMKDSLVYCRVHFETISQGEYPHPGLNYAEMAAKGGGLALPYFNGTGTAQKGRPRKRKSPAMGIDITSYNSGCNENDGEHLDRDQAYPPAQKNKRMRTSFKHHQLRTMKSYFAINHNPDAKDLKQLAQKTGLTKRVLQVWFQNARAKFRRNVLRQENGVDKADGTSLPPPSSDSCALTPPSSAATLTDLTNPSIAVVTSVTSSLDSHDSGSPSQTTLTNLF
- the LOC118371647 gene encoding LIM/homeobox protein Lhx9-like isoform X3, with the protein product MEVVGYKAEASCCTLRRSRAGAMLFHGISGDHIQGIMEEMERRSKTDSRLAKGVRLNGREATMPSMGPEKPALCAGCGGKISDRYYLLAVDKQWHLRCLKCCECKQHLESELTCFAKDGSIYCKEDYYRRFSVQRCARCHLGISASEMVMRARDSVYHLSCFTCTTCNKTLTTGDHFGMKDSLVYCRVHFETISQGEYPHPGLNYAEMAAKGGGLALPYFNGTGTAQKGRPRKRKSPAMGIDITSYNSGCNENDGEHLDRDQAYPPAQKNKRMRTSFKHHQLRTMKSYFAINHNPDAKDLKQLAQKTGLTKRVLQVWFQNARAKFRRNVLRQENGVDKADGTSLPPPSSDSCALTPPSSAATLTDLTNPSIAVVTSVTSSLDSHDSGSPSQTTLTNLF
- the LOC118371647 gene encoding LIM/homeobox protein Lhx9-like isoform X2, which encodes MPVSQQNQSDALSLPDAELYMEVVGYKAEASCCTLRRSRAGAMLFHGISGDHIQGIMEEMERRSKTDSRLAKGVRLNGREATMPSMGPEKPALCAGCGGKISDRYYLLAVDKQWHLRCLKCCECKQHLESELTCFAKDGSIYCKEDYYRFSVQRCARCHLGISASEMVMRARDSVYHLSCFTCTTCNKTLTTGDHFGMKDSLVYCRVHFETISQGEYPHPGLNYAEMAAKGGGLALPYFNGTGTAQKGRPRKRKSPAMGIDITSYNSGCNENDGEHLDRDQAYPPAQKNKRMRTSFKHHQLRTMKSYFAINHNPDAKDLKQLAQKTGLTKRVLQVWFQNARAKFRRNVLRQENGVDKADGTSLPPPSSDSCALTPPSSAATLTDLTNPSIAVVTSVTSSLDSHDSGSPSQTTLTNLF
- the LOC118371647 gene encoding LIM/homeobox protein Lhx9-like isoform X4 is translated as MPVSQQNQSDALSLPDAELYMEVVGYKAEASCCTLRRSRAGAMLFHGISGDHIQGIMEEMERRSKTDSRLAKGVRLNGREATMPSMGPEKPALCAGCGGKISDRYYLLAVDKQWHLRCLKCCECKQHLESELTCFAKDGSIYCKEDYYRRFSVQRCARCHLGISASEMVMRARDSVYHLSCFTCTTCNKTLTTGDHFGMKDSLVYCRVHFETISQGEYPHPGLNYAEMAAKGGGLALPYFNGTGTAQKGRPRKRKSPAMGIDITSYNSGCNENDGEHLDRDQAYPPAQKNKRMRTSFKHHQLRTMKSYFAINHNPDAKDLKQLAQKTGLTKRVLQGEQILGHYSQTSRRLKIP